The Acinonyx jubatus isolate Ajub_Pintada_27869175 chromosome A2, VMU_Ajub_asm_v1.0, whole genome shotgun sequence genomic sequence GTGCTCCGGTGCGAGAAGCGGGCTGGGCTGCCTATCTTCTCAGGGTCAAGTTGGGCGAACAGGAATTTGGCTAAGAATTCCTGGTTACACAAGCGACCTCGAGGCATGTGGATTCTGGGTCCCGGACCCCGCAGGGCTGACCCAGTGgcgagggtggagggtgggatcCGGGCTAGCGTAAAGGGGGAGCACCAGCGCCCCCAGGCCGTGGCGCGGCCCAGGTTACGGCCCGCCCCTGTTTTTCACCTTGAGGTTCGAGTTGAGCCGGTGGGGATCCCGGTCGGAGCCCGAGTCCGCGAACTTATCCGGGTCAGCGTAGTCGACGCCGCTGTGGCGGCTGTAGGAGTCGTCGTCCATGAAGAGCTGGACGTCTGCTTTCTCCGTCTCCAGCCCCATCGTGGCGCTCGGTGCGCGGCGGCTGCAGCCGGCCCGGCGCGGCCTCCCCTTCCCgtcgcgccccgccccgccctgcctcgcctcgcctcgcctctcCCGGCGCGGCCCGGGCGGCGGCCGCTTCCCGCTGCCGGCTACCGCTCCCGGCCCGGACCCGACCCGAGCCCCGCCCTGCGGCCGGGCCCGAGGGGCGGGAACCGGACGCAGCCGGAGAGGTGGTTCCCGCCCCGCGACTCCCGCCGCCACTTTCTGGCCAGGTCCCCGTCTGTCCCCGGCCCGGCGCCATCCCAACAGGCACATTCCGGCCCTGCACAGGCGGGAGAAGCGTGCTCCGGGCACCAGGACCCGTATTCCCGCCACAGAGGGGCCGGAGGGCTCCCGGGTCTCATCGCTTGATGCCTAGAACTGTGATCCTTAAGAGCTGGCAGGTTGTTCTGGGATGGTGCACTTACTGCTGGGAGACAGCTAGGTGGTTAGGAGCGCCGGTATAGAAGCACAAGATCTGTCTTCTCCCTGCTCTACCATTTACCATGTGTGCTCGGGACCTCAGCTACCTCCTTGTGAAATGGGAGGAGTCGTTGCTGCTTCACAGAGTTACTGAGAATTAAATTCCCGTCAAACTCTTACGTGGTCTCTAACACACAGTTATGACACTCCTGATTGCCAGGCAATCCCACAAGTGCTAGAGGATCCAGCAAGCGCATCAAGTATGCATCTATCCCGGCGCCCACAGAATGTGTGAGCCTGTTGGAGGcaaggtgaggaaatggagttgGTTTGGTGAGCTCACTACCCCTAGGGGTTTGCTCCCTCAGAGCAGAGAGGAGGtatctctttttccttctaaattaaAACGCTTAGTTTTCTTCTGAATCAAGTCTTGAAAGATTTCAGTTATCTCTGAGATGCAGTCACATCCACAACTATCTTGTAGGAAACTTGTAAACAAACCCCTGCGGTAAAGCCTCACGGCAGTAGAAGACCCAGACTGCTGACTACTCAAAAGCTTTCAGAGGGAAGGATTAAAGGTTAAAGGGGTATAAAGGGTTAAAAGTCTGGTGGACTTAGGTGCTTGTTTGGGGGAGGAAGGTACTCAGTGAAAATTTGccaaaagcaaaataatgtgTCTCCGACTTGGGGTGCCTGAGGCTTGCTCTGTGCCTAAGGCATAGTAGGAAGGCAGTCAACTATTGCTGAAATACACAGCATTTGGAACTTGCCGCATGTATCAAATCCTGATGTGTGAACTGGATTTGAAGAATTACTTCTGATgcggaaaaaaaagtttttgaaacagtaaaaattatACACAAAGAGCAGGAtcagaataggaaaaatattttggagcCCATAGTATTTGTAAGTTAAATGCTGAGTTTACGTACTGCTACTAGCTTGTAAGAATGGCAGTGTTGTAATACCGTGGTTGAGTCTCAAGCCTGCCATggtgcccctcctctcccagagGTGGTCCAGCttgctccttcttttctttcttttctgtcccaATTTTGTTCATGTTTAGTTCAATCCAAAGTGATGACTTAGACATTTTGCCTCTCTACTTCCTCTTTTCACTGAAGCAGATGACTGAGAGTTGGGGCTTTTCTAGAGTACTTGTCCGAAACTGTTTATCAAAGTGAATAGAAGACATTAATCCTTAAGAAAATTCGTAATACCATTTACCAGGACATGGAAAAGAATTGAGTTTACAGCTaaataacattttgtaaaattttgttttccttaaaataatccGAGATTTTAAGATGTTCCTGAAGAAGAAAGTCATTCCCATAGTGCTAGAGTGAGCTTAAGCAGTGGCTGAAAATCTGGCATTAgggcttctttcctttctttcctctgatcACATTTACATTTCCAGTGGGATTAGTAAGACATTTGCAATAGTTACCACAAATAATTGACTCATTTTTCAGGCAGCAGGGCCAGGAGgccaaaaagcagaagaaattaaCATTGTCTTAATGGGACACTTTaggttatttttcatttgtaaaatgatagGTATTTATGAAAATGTAACTCCAAAACTGAAGTTAAAAGAAGGCTTGTTGTATTTCGCATAGTGcttaaaaaaggagggaggattcattcatacatttactATCAATTTTTTCTTGAGCACCTCCACCATGGTGGGTTGATCTGTgtaagcttcttattttgatgaaattctTGTTCATTTCACCATTTTAATACCAAAGATTCTTTTTAGAGACGctataaaaatgattttgcttATCTTATTAGTAGCTGCCTAGAAAATGTTAGCTACTGTTGTTCTTAAGGAGTTTAAACCAATGATTGCCACAGCAAACGGTCCCTACTAACTGGAAGGGAAATCTGCCAGGAAAAGGATAAGATAGGAAGTGGGTTGGAGCTAAATGGCTGAGCACACGGTAGTATCTCCCAAACCACAGGATTTCTCTCCAATagctttctctaatttttttttaaattgccctATAACTAAGAGGACTAAACAATTTACTAATGCATTCATCTTTTAGTTGTTATCACAGCTTCTGATAAGAGGGTTGCTTTTCAGAtggtatattaatatatttgaagaataatAACTTGATAATAGATGAGTATTTATGAGTAGGatagtttataattatttttttcctcacttttctCAGTGTATTGTCtgagaaagattatttttttggttcattGAAAATCGTGAAtgcttttatgaagaaaaataagtaatttttcccttccttctttctctccttttcccctttgttcctttccttccctttccctccctccctcccttctttcttcctttccttcctccctccctctacccttctcatttcctttcctttcctttcctttcctttcctttcctttcctttcctttcctttcctttcctttcctctcacaaatgtgtcttttttcccctctgtataGCTTTATAGCTAGCATAAAACTTTAGGCAGGGTCTATTTTTTCAATCTGCCAAGTGCAAATTAAtcattaatgaaaatgataatgacTTCTTAATTTCACCATTATGGTATTATGgtttaataatgtttaataaagCATTTGGAGTAGACCAGTTTTCTGACCTCAGCACTTACTGACATTTTGGGTCAGATCATTCTTTGCTGTGAGGCGCTGTCTTGTGCATTGcagggtgtttagcagcatccctgccctctgcccactaGTTGCCAGTAGCACTCCCCAGTGGTGACAAACCAAAACATTTCCAGATGTTGCCGAATGTCCCCTGGGGGCCAAAAtcacctttcctctcctttctcaggCTGAGAACCATTGGATAGGACATTGCTGAAGCAGTTCTTCATGTGAATGGAAAAATTAAGTTCCAGCTGTCCACTTACACACTTACGCTTAAGATTAATCTCAGAATTGTAATACCAATTTGTCAGAAACTCCAGGGGTTTTTGAAATTAAGCTTGAGGATACTTGTTCGGTCTGTAAAGTTTTCAGAAGAACCCATTATCAGTGATTAGTTACAGATTTTCAATATAATGCCGGTATTTCTTGAGGGATACATATACCTCATCAAGAGACCAACAAGAAGCAACTACCAGGCCCTGTCTATCTTGCAGCCAACTGCTATTCCCTCAGAAGGGACAGAACAGTTTGAATAATTATAGCTGGAGAAATGGAGATTTGGAACTTTTTTATATTCTTAGGGTTGTAAGGTTTGATAATTTTTGACACTCCAGCAGCTGAATAGCTTTTCAAATTTTAGGTGACCTTAATAGAGAAGCCCATAGACTTGTTAATGGCACAGCCAGGTAATAGCTTAAGCATCTCTTCCTAAACTTGCTTACTGTCAGCAAGGATTAAGCCTGAGAAATTTGGAAAGATCTCCAGTGTCCTGTGCGACCCATTCTCCCTGTGGATAGTGGCGTTTCCACAGTCTGTTCCTTGCATAACTCCCTGTCCTCTTGTCCTCTTCATCAGTGtatcttttcatcttcttccctttccatACCCACCCTCCAATTATCTCCTCCTCAATACACATGACAGCCTCTGACAAAACAActtcttattaaaaacaatttttttaatgtttatttatttttgagagagagagagagacagagacagagtgcaagtgggggaggggcagagagagagggagacagaatctgaaacaggatctagactctgagctgtcagcagagagtccaactgggggctcaaactcttggACCGGACtgcgacctgagcagaagtcggatgcttaactgactgagccacccaggcgtgcccaggcaaaaaatttaaaggaataggtaaaaaaaaaaaatacctgttatTAAAGTTATTCAATAATCAACTGTTGTGGAGTGTTGCCAGATAGTTGTATGGTGCTTAATGAAAGcgtgttcttgttctttttttttttttttttaacctatcacTTTATCATTCTGGATAAAATTAGCCTTGTACCACTGAACCAGGGAAATTTTAGTTTAATATTAAGGCATAGTCATTTGTTTGTAGTTAGTGCCAACTTAATCTTCTGGCTGTTTCAAATAGCACCTCCTCTGGCCAAAAACCTTTTTTCATATACAACAATGTCCAGAAGTAACTTTTGTTTGGAAGTACTTGACTATTAGAAATaggcagggaaaaaaagaacactcttAAAAAGTCTATATTCATGATTAGAGCTGAGAGGATAGGTCATTCCATTCTTATTCAAAACAATGTATGACAATTAATTTTAGACTTATTTTATCCTGTTTTCCATAAGTAAAGGATGTTCCTGTTTAATCTTTTGACTATCCCATTCATTTCTGGAATATTGTATACATAAATAAGACATGTCCACAGGAGTTTGATATTTTATCTGTCTACAACATGAAATAGGCACTAATTAGCTTTTGGTGAAcattaatttttcaattaaacaaTAAGTACAACTTCCTCTATATTCAAATGGGAACATATTTCTGTAAAGATGAATAGCTACATGTTTCCCAAATACTCACTGAAATGTGTATAGTAAGATGACTAATTATTAAGACAACAGATCTAGAAGTTGTTTTcttgatttggggttttattttggaCAGAAAAAGTATAGTTCAATTTGAAGCCTTTGTTTTCTCTAGTAATTCTTCTTTTTACAAGTGTTATTCCACTTTCATTTAGAGAAAATTCCgatttaaaaacataacataGCTAATCTACATTAGTCAAGAGAAAAAAGCATGGGacgtttttgtttgttagttttgtttagtATTAGTGCATATTTCTAAtataagaataaagataaaaacagaatgacTTCCACCTAGTAAATTAGTGTTTTGCTGTCTACTAAGTGACCTTTAATGCTTGAAAGAGTCATCTGGGAGTCAAGAGCAAAGGGAATCCAACTGCACGGAGCAGATGGAAGACTGGAATACTGCCAAGGGGTTGGGCAGAAGAatttttagattatatttttctatcaATAAATATGTGGGAAGAATTCTGTTTCTACAGAGTTTACTAAAATAATGTTTGTCTATTTCTGTTCTGTGGTAACACAAAACTGTAAGGCAGATTTTTACTCTACATAAAGGCACAAAATATATTAGTCAGTTTAGGTGTCTGTATCCACTCTTTCTGGGCCACTGAATCCCAATTAGGCCCTCACTGTCTGCCAACTGCTTGTTAACTTCTAGGTTCCTTGTTTAGAACAGCGAAAGGATTGGATCTAAAGGTGGATATTAAAGAAGTTACTCtattaaatatatcatatataggaCTATTGACATTCTTGTGTGTCTCAATAAGGTAATTTTTCTCTAAGCAATTAGTAAGTGAATAAATGTCttatttcaaaagcaattttagtggatgtttgcattttcttaaaaagatagGAATCCCTCAGAGCATTCAGAACATTCTCCTCATGCTAATCTCAAGAGAAACAATAAACTTTTCATTGAAATATGCACTGTTTCCTATAACATCTGTATTTATGTCACCATCTCACTTTTGGGAagtgataaaaattatttatcaaataGAGTGACATTTTCCTTAATAGTGAATGAATGTAAGATTCTGCTTATCACTTATTATCAGTCTACATACATTCacataattacacattttatgaaaaaagtatgctttttcctttttagaaattaTTGTGGTCAGTGGAAGCTCTTGGATAAACATGTCACTGAAAATAAACTTAGATAGTAAAACACTGTGGTCCTGAAAAACTGCACactactttatttggaaatagtagAATTTGCAGAATGTTGCTGTAAAGGGCATGTTACTCAAATTACTTGGTTCTGAAGACTCTTACTATGAAAGCAAAGTATTTTCTGAAGGAGTGGAGCACAAATAGCTAAATGTTTGGACTAAAAAATAGAGTTATTATTTTATCACTTTGAAAAGCTGATCCAGTTTCCCCATGTATGTATTGTAagtctttttcattaaaaaataaatagcataataGAAGACATGGGAGGTGACAAATGAAtgatacatataaattatttataattatagaaTGCTGATTATCTTTCAGAGTAGGACTATCTTttagaaacagaatgaaatgtaGGTAAGTTCCTTTTAAGTGTAGAAAGATGTTTTAGGATAGTAAAGCCTCCTCTAGGGGCCTCCACTTTTTGCCACGGATCTCCCTTTCTTCTAAGTTTCTTCAGTGTTTCCTTGTTGGTGGGTTTTTTCCTGCCAGACAAAGTGTTTCCATGATAGAactgtttctgtcttttcttgctctcttctgtCCCAAAATATTGTTTTCCCCAGTCACAGTCTTGCTCATTAATCTCAGGGTTGGGAAGAACTTAGAGGTTCTAGATCAATGTTCACTCATCAAAGAATCTTCATAATTGACCATACAGACTGTTGGAATATTTAGCAATGgagaattattttataagaaaccCAAATATGGTTGTTATAaaattcttcattgttttttccaGAATACTCTATctgaaattcttccttcctttctacctaaccttccatccatccatatcATTTTCTGCCttctacagctttttttttttaatttttttttaacgtttatttatttttgagacagagagagacagagcatgaacgggggagggtcaaagagagagggagacacagaatccgaaacaggctccaggctctgagctgtcagcacagagcccgacgcggggctcgaactcacggaccgtgagatcatgatctgagccgaagtcagaggcttaaccaaccgagccacccaggtgcccctcccttctacagctttaaaaaatcatgtcAAGTGTCAGCACTTTGAAGTGTTTGAATGTAGTTTTTAAACACCAACCCTGTTCCTACTAAATCCCCCTTTTAACTAACAGATCCATTTCCTGCAGTTGTTCTTTGCATGTCACTGCTTCCAAATGCTTCTTgcaattctctttttctctggtcCTGTTCCTTATCTCAAAATCACACAAAAAGCATAACACTTGGTCTGGGGTCTCAGCAGTACAGGGTGAAGCAAGCATTCTATATTACCTTCTTTGTATTGATCACTAGACTGATTGATTTTTTGACTACTGTATCCTGGTGCTGATTCAAACTAGTACCACTGGATATTAAACTTTGTAAGTCTTTTGTGCTCGTTTGTATTTTGGTTAGGTCACACTGTAATTGATGATTTGACCCTGACAGGATGTCTGTATTATTCCTATTAAATTTTATCATgctttaagggttttttttcttctttttaacagtttttagtGTATTACTTTACTGTTAATCTGTTATTTTGTTCATGTCTTTATTCAGTCACTGGTTAAATTTTGAATAAGGCAGGGTTGAGAAACAAGTTAGTTATAAAGCATTCCAATATAATGGGTATAAATATGCTGGTGATTTGAAGCCTGTTTCTAAGCTTCAAATTTATATACCCTGCTGACAACTTTGACATCTCAAACGTTATATGTCTATAACCTTGCTCTTGATTTCTACCACCAAATCTGAACCTCTAGTCATTCTTGTCACATAGTTGATCAAACACAAAACTTAAAAGTCAGctctaattcttttatttccctcattGCCTTCTTCCCCATCAAGCTGATTAGTTCTACCTCCAAACCCAGTGcttttaccttcttttattttcacttccccCTCCTGTTCTAAATTAACATCTTACCTGAACCATGTCGGTAGGCTCCATGTTTGACTCTGCTTCTGTTCTTCTCCcagtaattattttcttcatacaacagccaaagaatatatatatttttgttaaagtgTTATGTGATGTACACATACATATCAAAGTGAACAGATTATAAGCATTACCTTAAGCATTAGCTCGAGTTATCACAAGGAAAACATACCCTATAACCTCCACTCAGATcaataaatagaacattaccaGACCTCAGAAATCTGTTGTATGCCAGTCTCTGTACCACCCTCGTCTCTTTTCCAAAAGTAACTATGATCCTGAACTCTACCATGATGTATTAGACttgcttgttttaaattttacataaaaggtATCAtatataatgctttttaaaagtctaattCATTTCATTAAACATGACTGTGAGCTACATCCATGTTGTATAGACGAAtaattttctatcattttcatttcatctcctGTCATTGGTGTGCTGTTTCATTGTATGAATAAACCACAATTCATTTATCTACTCTAGTGTTGATGGATATGTGGGTCATTTCCTTTTAggggctactatgaataatactgctatgaacatttcttTTGGTGCAGATGTATACATGTTTCTGTTGGGTTTATATCTAAGAGGATATTTGCTGagctttttaaagagtaaatttgTGTTCACATTTTATAAAGTGTGTGTTCATCTTATAAAGTGATTACTCTAATTTACACTttcaccagcagtgaatgagaattccaattgctccacatcctcatcatGAATTTAGTAAGTCAATCAAGAATATAAGAAGATATTAAGATTGGCAATATCAAGAGTGAAAGGTGACAGATCTctgctgtctttttaaaatcagaaggtaGATGAAAAGTGAAATCGAGAACTGGTTTGGGACTGTTATTTTTTCCAAAAGGTGGATCACTGGAAAACATACACTCATAGGAACACAGAGGGGTCAACATAATCAACTGAGCTGAAAGTGCATTCTTATTCACTCTTCTTGCTTCCTGGGAAGGGATATATCAAGTGTTACATCTTGCTTTTACaagctgtcttttaaaatatcttggtATGagtgagttgattttttttctgaatatgttgATATATTCAATATCACGATTCTTCATTTACATGCCCATGACTGCTCTATTTCTCTTGTCTTTGCTTTCCCTTTTAGCTTCATTGCAtacaagtttaaaatatatataaatatat encodes the following:
- the CAV2 gene encoding caveolin-2 isoform X2, whose translation is MCLLGWRRAGDRRGPGQKVAAGVAGREPPLRLRPVPAPRARPQGGARVGSGPGAVAGSGKRPPPGPRRERRGEARQGGAGRDGKGRPRRAGCSRRAPSATMGLETEKADVQLFMDDDSYSRHSGVDYADPDKFADSGSDRDPHRLNSNLKDYNAFCKDLPNGPAFSADNMEEHNRCCHCPIVHKCRTQLLFCQLATKPRLNTWTPGLEIWIL
- the CAV2 gene encoding caveolin-2 isoform X1, yielding MCLLGWRRAGDRRGPGQKVAAGVAGREPPLRLRPVPAPRARPQGGARVGSGPGAVAGSGKRPPPGPRRERRGEARQGGAGRDGKGRPRRAGCSRRAPSATMGLETEKADVQLFMDDDSYSRHSGVDYADPDKFADSGSDRDPHRLNSNLKVGFEDVIAEPVSTHSFDKVWICSHALFEISKYVIYKFLTLFLAIPLAFAAGILFATLSCLHIWIIMPFVKTCLMVLPSVQTIWKSITDVVIAPLCTSVGHSFSSVSLQLSHD